One segment of Leeia aquatica DNA contains the following:
- a CDS encoding substrate-binding and vWA domain-containing protein encodes MRRAWRYLQWGLLAVLAASLLACDKTSSPDASQDAAAPDASWPVFRILAGSELKDMVPLLQQFGQQNKVNIQLEYSGTLDAVDQLQEQPDRYDAVWVSHGKYMQLIPEARQLIAQSEKTMYSRVVLGVKPEVAAKLGWKSGQVGWRDVIAASEQGKFRFAMSNPTSSNTGFVALVGLATELSGKADALQVSDVPSEQLKALFKGQSLASGSSGLLAEKLAATPAAADGMVNYESVIKGMAARGVPLQVLLPKEGVITADYPLMLLKSSKQATTYKALLTWLRSAETQKQIAATTQRTPLTGGDDGDVVVNELPFPGSRAVVDAILRGYLDSYSRPVSTFILFDQSGSMSRDDRIGTARKALLTLVQDDNTVTGRFATLREREQLFLLPFSHVIDPMLSFEMVKDPDANRVIMQQFAYNVDYLQAGGGTAIYDTLLKAYPEALKLAKSGERNVAIILLTDGENADGSEFSDFQQKLQQWGGGKVPVYPILFGESDEGEMSQLASLTGGQTFDARKTPLSKVFKKIRANQ; translated from the coding sequence GGATGCCGCTGCGCCGGATGCCTCCTGGCCGGTATTTCGCATTCTGGCGGGCTCGGAGCTGAAGGACATGGTGCCCTTGCTGCAGCAGTTCGGGCAGCAGAACAAGGTCAACATCCAGCTCGAATATAGCGGCACGCTGGATGCGGTGGACCAGCTGCAGGAGCAACCGGATCGCTATGATGCCGTCTGGGTGTCGCACGGCAAGTACATGCAGCTGATTCCGGAAGCGCGGCAGCTGATCGCCCAATCGGAAAAAACCATGTACTCCCGCGTGGTGCTGGGGGTGAAGCCGGAAGTGGCGGCGAAGCTTGGCTGGAAGTCCGGTCAAGTGGGCTGGCGGGACGTGATTGCAGCGTCTGAGCAAGGCAAGTTCCGCTTCGCCATGAGCAACCCGACCTCGTCCAATACCGGCTTTGTCGCGCTGGTGGGACTGGCGACGGAGCTGTCCGGCAAGGCCGATGCCCTGCAGGTAAGCGATGTGCCGTCTGAGCAACTGAAAGCCCTGTTCAAGGGGCAGTCGCTCGCCAGTGGCTCCAGTGGTCTGCTCGCCGAGAAGCTGGCGGCCACACCGGCGGCGGCCGATGGCATGGTCAACTACGAATCCGTCATCAAAGGCATGGCGGCGCGTGGTGTGCCGCTGCAGGTGCTGTTGCCGAAGGAGGGCGTGATCACGGCGGACTATCCCCTGATGCTGCTGAAATCCTCCAAACAAGCGACTACCTACAAAGCGCTGCTGACCTGGCTGCGTAGCGCGGAAACCCAGAAGCAGATTGCGGCGACCACCCAGCGTACCCCGCTCACAGGCGGGGATGATGGCGACGTGGTGGTCAACGAATTGCCCTTCCCGGGCTCACGTGCAGTGGTGGATGCCATCCTGCGTGGCTATCTGGATAGCTACTCACGCCCGGTCAGCACCTTCATCCTGTTTGACCAGTCGGGCTCGATGAGCCGGGATGATCGCATCGGCACCGCCCGCAAAGCCTTGCTGACGCTGGTGCAGGACGACAATACCGTGACAGGCCGCTTTGCCACCTTGCGCGAACGTGAGCAGCTGTTCCTGTTGCCCTTCAGCCACGTGATCGACCCCATGCTGTCTTTCGAGATGGTTAAGGACCCGGACGCCAACCGAGTCATCATGCAACAGTTTGCTTATAACGTGGATTACCTGCAGGCCGGTGGCGGTACCGCCATCTACGACACCCTGCTCAAGGCTTATCCGGAGGCGCTGAAGCTGGCCAAATCGGGTGAGCGCAATGTGGCCATCATCCTGCTCACAGACGGAGAGAATGCAGATGGCAGTGAGTTCAGCGACTTCCAGCAAAAGTTGCAGCAGTGGGGTGGGGGCAAGGTGCCGGTTTACCCGATCCTGTTTGGCGAATCCGATGAGGGTGAGATGAGCCAGCTGGCAAGCCTGACCGGCGGACAGACCTTTGATGCGCGCAAGACGCCACTCTCCAAAGTGTTCAAGAAGATAAGGGCCAATCAGTAA